A region from the Bacteroidota bacterium genome encodes:
- a CDS encoding O-acetyl-ADP-ribose deacetylase, with protein sequence MNIRIGSTTLTLVQADITRQEVDAIVNAANSSLMGGGGVDGAIHRAGGPQILDECKAYIARHGRLPTGEAMITSGGRMKAKHVIHTVGPVWHGGGNHEVELLANAYRNSLQVAVENNVKTIAFPSISTGVYGFPIEGAAKIAVEAVKNFVEKNPSLKEVRFVTFSQPDYDIYRILFTS encoded by the coding sequence ATGAACATCCGAATCGGTTCGACGACACTCACCCTCGTTCAAGCCGACATCACCCGACAAGAGGTTGATGCCATCGTCAACGCCGCTAATTCGAGTCTGATGGGCGGGGGCGGAGTTGACGGTGCGATTCATCGGGCAGGTGGACCGCAAATTCTGGACGAATGCAAAGCGTATATCGCCCGGCACGGCCGCCTTCCGACTGGCGAAGCAATGATAACATCCGGCGGGAGAATGAAGGCGAAACATGTCATTCATACGGTCGGGCCCGTGTGGCACGGAGGCGGAAATCATGAAGTTGAGTTGTTGGCGAATGCGTACCGCAACTCATTGCAGGTTGCTGTCGAGAACAATGTAAAGACGATAGCGTTTCCATCCATCTCAACAGGGGTTTACGGCTTCCCGATTGAGGGGGCGGCAAAGATAGCGGTCGAAGCGGTGAAGAATTTCGTTGAGAAGAATCCATCCCTGAAAGAAGTTCGCTTTGTAACGTTCAGCCAACCCGATTACGACATCTACCGGATATTATTCACATCTTGA
- a CDS encoding RtcB family protein, with the protein MNKPKYKIWGSDIDPEAKAQMETAASLPISVAGALMPDAHVGYGLPIGGVLATDNAVIPYGVGVDIACRMMMTIFDVPPKVVRTQEDLYKKAIEENTRFGVGAEWKNKKQHDAMDEDWNVSPVTREMKDKAHRQLGTSGSGNHFVEFGEITFEEEALGIPAGSYLALLSHSGSRGTGAQVADYYTRIAKQKHPELIGAARNLAWLDVDEEGAEYWAAMELMGKYASANHHLIHEAIIRFLKHDVLKQIENHHNFAWREKHGGRNVIVHRKGATPAGKGILGIIPGSMGTPGFLVEGLGSEESLASTSHGAGRRMSRKQASKTYTWKETKEFLEKQGVKLLSAGLDEVPWAYKNINDVMNAQLDLAKPLAKFMPRLVKMAPAGERPED; encoded by the coding sequence ATGAATAAACCCAAGTACAAAATCTGGGGCAGCGACATCGATCCCGAGGCGAAAGCGCAGATGGAAACTGCTGCGTCACTTCCCATCTCGGTTGCTGGAGCGTTAATGCCCGATGCCCATGTCGGTTACGGCCTGCCGATTGGCGGCGTGCTGGCGACGGACAATGCCGTGATTCCGTACGGCGTCGGGGTTGATATTGCCTGCCGGATGATGATGACGATCTTCGACGTGCCGCCGAAAGTTGTCCGTACGCAGGAAGATCTGTACAAGAAGGCAATCGAAGAGAACACACGATTCGGCGTCGGGGCGGAGTGGAAGAACAAGAAACAGCACGACGCGATGGATGAAGATTGGAATGTCTCGCCGGTGACGCGTGAGATGAAGGACAAGGCTCACCGCCAGCTCGGCACATCAGGTTCGGGGAATCACTTTGTGGAGTTTGGCGAGATTACGTTCGAGGAAGAGGCGCTCGGCATTCCCGCGGGCTCGTATCTTGCCCTGCTCTCGCACAGCGGCAGCCGGGGTACCGGCGCGCAGGTTGCCGACTACTACACGCGCATCGCAAAGCAAAAGCATCCCGAACTCATCGGCGCAGCGCGCAATCTTGCCTGGCTTGATGTCGATGAAGAAGGCGCCGAGTATTGGGCGGCTATGGAGTTGATGGGAAAGTACGCCTCCGCCAACCATCATCTTATTCATGAAGCTATCATCAGATTTCTGAAGCATGACGTGTTGAAGCAAATCGAAAACCACCACAACTTTGCGTGGCGTGAGAAGCACGGCGGACGCAATGTGATTGTTCACCGCAAAGGCGCGACGCCTGCAGGCAAAGGAATTCTCGGTATCATTCCCGGCTCGATGGGAACCCCGGGCTTTTTGGTGGAGGGATTGGGAAGCGAAGAGTCGCTTGCCTCCACCTCGCACGGCGCGGGACGCCGCATGTCGCGAAAGCAGGCCTCCAAGACCTACACGTGGAAAGAGACGAAGGAGTTTCTGGAGAAACAGGGTGTCAAGCTCCTCTCCGCCGGACTTGATGAAGTCCCGTGGGCGTACAAGAACATCAACGACGTGATGAACGCGCAGTTGGATTTGGCAAAGCCTCTTGCGAAGTTCATGCCGCGACTCGTGAAGATGGCGCCGGCGGGCGAGAGGCCGGAGGATTAA
- a CDS encoding phosphoenolpyruvate carboxykinase — MPTEVKGVLAQLGLKNLGDVYSNLSTPRLYEEVVRRREGWISHLGPMVVHTGHHTGRSPNDKFIVKEPSSEDKIAWGKVNRPMELAKFDALYAKMCAYFQGRDVFVANLYGGADEKYRIPVRVITDYAWHNLFARNLLIQPEQPVVHTSPDTWTIIDSPRFHASPEVDGTNSEVFIVINFARKLVIIGGTSYAGEIKKSVFTILNYLLPDSGVMPMHCSANAGKNGDTALFFGLSGTGKTTLSADPDRSLIGDDEHGWTDGGIFNFEGGCYAKVIRLSKDAEPDIYDTTRMFGTVLENVILNSDSRHVNLDDGTLTENTRAAYPLTHIKNIVPSGIAGHPKNIIMLTCDAYGVMPPISKLTPAQAMYHFLSGYTAKVAGTEKGVTEPQTTFSTCFGAPFMPLPPTVYAKLLGEKIAKHKSDCWLVNTGWSGGGVGVGARMKIGYTRAMVTAALNGTLAAVATVQDSVFGLNIPTSCPGVPEEILNPRNTWKDKSAYDAKAKDLAGKFKKNFEQFAAAASEDVRNAGPK; from the coding sequence ATGCCAACTGAAGTGAAGGGCGTACTCGCTCAACTCGGATTGAAAAATCTCGGCGACGTGTATTCAAATCTTTCGACTCCCCGATTGTATGAAGAAGTTGTCCGTCGGCGTGAAGGATGGATTTCTCATCTGGGGCCGATGGTGGTTCATACCGGACACCACACGGGTCGATCTCCCAACGACAAGTTCATCGTGAAAGAGCCTTCGAGCGAGGACAAGATTGCATGGGGAAAAGTGAACCGCCCGATGGAACTCGCCAAGTTCGATGCATTGTATGCCAAGATGTGCGCGTACTTTCAAGGCCGTGATGTGTTTGTGGCAAACCTCTACGGCGGTGCGGACGAAAAGTACCGCATTCCGGTCCGCGTCATCACCGACTATGCGTGGCACAATCTCTTTGCGCGCAACCTGTTAATTCAGCCGGAACAGCCCGTTGTCCATACGTCGCCCGACACATGGACAATCATCGACTCGCCGCGGTTTCACGCCTCGCCGGAAGTTGACGGCACGAACTCCGAAGTGTTCATTGTCATCAACTTTGCGCGTAAGCTGGTGATTATCGGCGGAACGAGTTACGCGGGAGAGATCAAGAAATCCGTTTTCACGATTCTCAACTATCTTCTTCCCGACAGCGGCGTGATGCCGATGCACTGTTCTGCGAACGCGGGTAAGAATGGCGACACGGCGTTGTTCTTCGGACTCTCGGGTACCGGCAAAACCACTCTCTCGGCGGATCCTGACAGAAGTCTGATCGGCGATGACGAACACGGCTGGACGGACGGCGGCATATTCAACTTTGAAGGAGGATGCTACGCAAAAGTGATTCGCCTCTCGAAGGACGCGGAGCCGGACATCTATGATACCACACGCATGTTCGGAACCGTCCTGGAGAATGTGATTCTGAACTCCGATTCGCGCCACGTCAATCTCGATGATGGCACGCTCACAGAGAATACGCGTGCAGCATATCCCCTCACACATATTAAGAACATTGTTCCATCGGGAATTGCGGGGCATCCGAAGAACATCATCATGCTCACCTGCGACGCCTATGGCGTGATGCCGCCGATATCAAAGCTGACCCCGGCGCAGGCGATGTATCATTTCCTTTCGGGCTACACGGCAAAGGTTGCGGGAACCGAAAAGGGTGTTACCGAGCCGCAGACGACGTTCAGCACATGCTTTGGCGCGCCATTTATGCCGTTGCCGCCGACTGTCTATGCAAAACTCCTGGGCGAGAAGATTGCAAAACACAAGTCGGATTGCTGGCTTGTGAATACCGGCTGGAGCGGTGGCGGAGTGGGTGTTGGTGCGAGAATGAAAATCGGCTACACGCGCGCAATGGTGACCGCGGCGCTCAACGGCACGCTTGCCGCCGTTGCGACGGTCCAGGATTCCGTATTCGGACTGAACATACCGACCTCATGTCCCGGTGTTCCCGAAGAGATTCTCAATCCCCGCAACACCTGGAAGGACAAATCAGCGTACGACGCGAAGGCAAAAGACCTTGCTGGGAAGTTCAAAAAGAACTTCGAACAGTTTGCCGCCGCTGCAAGCGAGGATGTTCGCAACGCGGGGCCGAAGTAG
- a CDS encoding S9 family peptidase, with translation MRRITILIITTLFCSNLYAQQKRPLELADMFKMQRVSQPAVSPDGKWVVYTLTTPDVGENRNFSDLWIASTEGGTPRQLTTDPASDRHAVWSPDGQWIAFESSRSGDSQIWLMKPDGSEQKQLTVLSTGASTPLWSPDGKMIAFVSDVFPENSTHPFAVSDSLNRKRLDELKNGKVKAKILTQLYFRNWDTWIDGKRQHVFVQGVEGGDPVNVTPIMRDGVPRSMTFNSGVEFAFSPDGKEIAHTASTVNTREEAWTTNYDIWLVPLDGKPPRQITTNAAADGHPRYSPDGKYIAYRAQARPGFEADRWQLMLFDRATSTSRSLTANFDSHIDEFEWGSDSRTIYFAAEEKGSKPIWSVTIAGNDVKKVFDKATNGSLNVTSSSVIFSHVSAVRPAEVYSIGLDGSNLKKITGVNDGLFATLDIPEPESIWFKGAGGTNVQSWIFKPPVMKEGVKYPLVYLVHGGPQGAWMNSWSYRWNPALWAAQGYIVMAPNPRGSSGFGQKFMDEISGDWGGKVYVDLMRGLDYACKLPFVDSTKKAAAGASYGGYMINWFQGNCPQRFNALITHDGVYNFVSMYGTTEEVWFDEWDHGGTPWDNPKGYEKFSPHTYAENFKTPHLVIHGAKDYRVPETEAFQLFTALQRKGIPSKFLYFPDENHWVLKPANSKLWHETVFEWLKQYLH, from the coding sequence ATGCGAAGAATAACGATTCTCATTATCACCACGCTGTTCTGTTCGAATCTCTACGCGCAGCAGAAACGACCTCTCGAACTCGCGGATATGTTCAAGATGCAGCGCGTGTCCCAACCGGCGGTCTCGCCCGATGGAAAGTGGGTTGTGTACACGCTGACGACGCCCGATGTTGGAGAGAACAGGAACTTCTCCGACTTGTGGATTGCCTCAACCGAAGGCGGCACACCGCGACAATTAACGACAGATCCCGCATCCGACCGTCATGCGGTGTGGTCTCCGGATGGTCAGTGGATTGCGTTCGAGTCAAGCCGCTCGGGCGATTCCCAAATCTGGCTGATGAAGCCCGACGGCAGCGAGCAGAAACAGCTGACCGTTCTCTCTACAGGGGCTTCGACGCCACTCTGGTCGCCTGACGGAAAGATGATCGCGTTCGTGTCGGATGTGTTTCCTGAAAACTCGACACATCCCTTTGCCGTCAGTGATTCTCTTAACAGGAAGAGATTGGATGAGCTGAAGAACGGCAAAGTCAAGGCAAAGATCCTGACCCAACTGTACTTCCGGAATTGGGACACCTGGATCGACGGCAAGCGTCAGCATGTGTTTGTACAGGGTGTTGAAGGCGGAGATCCGGTGAACGTCACGCCGATTATGCGCGACGGCGTGCCGCGTTCGATGACATTCAACTCGGGAGTTGAGTTTGCCTTTTCACCCGATGGGAAAGAAATAGCACACACGGCATCAACGGTAAACACGCGGGAAGAAGCGTGGACAACGAACTACGATATCTGGCTTGTCCCTCTCGATGGCAAACCTCCGAGACAAATCACAACCAACGCCGCTGCCGACGGACATCCTCGCTACTCGCCCGACGGGAAGTACATTGCGTATCGGGCACAAGCACGTCCCGGTTTCGAAGCCGACCGCTGGCAACTGATGTTGTTCGACAGGGCAACATCAACAAGCAGAAGTTTGACGGCGAATTTCGATTCACATATCGATGAGTTTGAATGGGGATCGGACAGCAGAACGATCTACTTTGCAGCCGAGGAGAAGGGAAGCAAGCCCATTTGGTCTGTGACGATTGCCGGGAATGACGTGAAGAAAGTGTTCGACAAGGCAACAAACGGGAGTCTGAACGTTACTTCCTCTTCCGTCATTTTTTCGCATGTCAGTGCCGTTCGTCCGGCGGAAGTGTACAGCATCGGTCTCGACGGATCCAACCTGAAGAAGATTACGGGTGTGAATGATGGGCTCTTTGCCACGCTCGACATTCCCGAGCCGGAGAGCATCTGGTTCAAAGGTGCGGGTGGAACGAACGTTCAATCGTGGATTTTCAAACCGCCGGTGATGAAGGAAGGCGTGAAGTATCCGCTTGTGTATCTTGTGCACGGCGGGCCGCAAGGCGCGTGGATGAATTCATGGTCGTACCGGTGGAATCCCGCGTTGTGGGCGGCTCAAGGATACATCGTGATGGCCCCGAATCCGCGCGGAAGCAGCGGGTTCGGACAGAAGTTCATGGATGAAATTTCCGGTGACTGGGGCGGCAAGGTGTATGTCGATTTGATGAGAGGGCTCGACTATGCCTGCAAACTTCCGTTCGTGGATAGTACAAAGAAGGCAGCGGCAGGAGCCTCCTACGGCGGTTACATGATCAATTGGTTCCAGGGAAACTGTCCGCAACGGTTCAACGCACTGATTACGCATGACGGCGTGTACAATTTCGTGAGCATGTACGGCACAACGGAAGAAGTCTGGTTTGACGAATGGGATCACGGAGGTACTCCTTGGGACAATCCGAAGGGATACGAAAAATTCTCGCCGCACACGTATGCAGAGAATTTCAAGACTCCTCACCTCGTGATTCACGGCGCAAAAGACTACCGCGTTCCTGAAACGGAAGCGTTTCAGCTTTTTACGGCATTGCAACGGAAAGGTATCCCGTCAAAATTCCTCTACTTTCCGGATGAGAATCACTGGGTGCTGAAGCCCGCAAACAGCAAGCTGTGGCACGAAACGGTGTTTGAGTGGTTGAAGCAATACTTGCACTGA
- a CDS encoding dCTP deaminase, with protein MILTDKRILEEMDKGTIVISPFDKKYLGSNSYDVHLGKWLATYKSDILDAKVHNQVEHFAIPDDGLILLPHRLYLGVTEEYTETHAHVPFLEGKSSIGRLGIDIHATAGKGDIGFCNTWTLEISVKQPVRIYHGMPIGQLIYFEVDGEVLTSYKSKASAKYTARTDKPVESMMWKNFLK; from the coding sequence ATGATTCTCACCGATAAACGCATTCTCGAAGAGATGGACAAAGGCACCATCGTCATCTCTCCGTTCGACAAGAAGTACTTAGGCTCCAACTCGTACGACGTGCATCTCGGCAAATGGCTTGCGACGTACAAGAGTGATATTCTCGATGCGAAAGTTCATAATCAAGTGGAACATTTCGCCATTCCGGACGACGGGCTGATTTTGCTTCCGCATAGATTGTATTTGGGAGTGACGGAAGAATACACCGAGACACATGCGCATGTTCCGTTCCTTGAAGGTAAGAGTAGCATCGGGCGGTTAGGCATTGATATTCACGCAACGGCGGGCAAAGGGGACATCGGTTTCTGCAACACGTGGACGCTGGAGATTTCCGTCAAGCAACCTGTACGCATTTATCATGGAATGCCGATTGGCCAGTTGATCTATTTTGAGGTTGATGGCGAAGTGCTGACAAGCTACAAATCGAAAGCGTCTGCAAAGTACACTGCACGAACAGACAAGCCGGTTGAATCAATGATGTGGAAGAATTTTTTGAAGTGA
- a CDS encoding Txe/YoeB family addiction module toxin — translation MKTVAFQSGAFEQYSNWAKENPKIFERLTMVIRSAAQSPFEGIGKPEPLKHELQGYWSRRITDEHRLVYKVTQDSIIIVSCKYHYKR, via the coding sequence ATGAAAACCGTTGCGTTTCAATCAGGAGCATTCGAGCAATACAGCAATTGGGCAAAGGAGAATCCGAAGATATTCGAACGATTAACTATGGTGATTCGTAGTGCTGCTCAATCACCATTTGAGGGTATCGGTAAGCCCGAACCTCTCAAACATGAACTGCAAGGCTATTGGTCGCGCCGCATAACGGACGAACATCGCCTTGTCTACAAGGTCACACAAGACTCCATCATCATCGTCTCCTGCAAATACCACTACAAGAGATAG
- a CDS encoding aminotransferase class I/II-fold pyridoxal phosphate-dependent enzyme, protein MSISKLAREIAPSPTLALNEEARILREKGEAVVHLGAGEPKNKAPISAILASAAKLNVGDIKYTPTEGTMGLRKAIIKYTEENYDRVVAPENVLVSAGAKQALYNLLVTLVNPQDEVIVLAPYWVSYPEMIKMVYGIPVIVTPEDGGFYPRMQEIERAVSSYTKAIIVNSPNNPSGVMYPESFIAEIVAFCERKGIYLIMDDIYHKLVFDGKTNISAYKFTNKDTENTRVIVINGISKLYGMTGFRIGWTIAPKAITEVLGNVQSQTVSCTSLLLQAAAEGALTGIQSHVDTLRMTLENNRNVMMQELKSFNGVKITKPDGTYYCLPDFRAYSNDSVGLSKFLLKKALVVTVPGKEFGMEGHLRLSYATTIKDVMEGVARIKWALDPTSPNDIYIGERKLIRDWL, encoded by the coding sequence ATGAGTATAAGTAAACTTGCACGCGAAATTGCCCCGTCGCCGACGCTTGCGCTGAACGAAGAAGCGCGCATTCTTCGCGAGAAAGGCGAAGCTGTCGTTCACTTAGGCGCGGGCGAACCAAAAAACAAAGCCCCCATCAGCGCTATCCTTGCCTCGGCAGCCAAACTGAATGTTGGCGACATCAAGTACACGCCGACCGAAGGAACAATGGGGCTGCGCAAAGCCATCATCAAGTACACGGAAGAAAATTACGACCGCGTGGTCGCCCCGGAAAATGTTCTTGTCTCGGCGGGAGCGAAGCAAGCGTTGTACAATCTCCTCGTCACGCTCGTCAATCCGCAGGATGAAGTGATTGTGCTCGCGCCGTACTGGGTGAGTTATCCCGAAATGATCAAAATGGTGTACGGCATTCCCGTCATTGTCACGCCGGAAGATGGCGGATTCTATCCGCGTATGCAGGAAATCGAGCGCGCCGTCAGCTCGTACACGAAAGCTATCATCGTCAACAGTCCGAATAATCCCTCGGGCGTGATGTATCCCGAGTCGTTCATTGCGGAGATTGTCGCGTTCTGCGAACGCAAAGGTATCTATCTTATCATGGACGACATCTACCACAAGTTGGTGTTTGATGGAAAGACGAACATCTCCGCATACAAATTCACCAACAAAGATACCGAAAACACACGAGTCATCGTTATCAACGGCATTTCAAAATTGTACGGCATGACGGGTTTCCGCATCGGCTGGACGATTGCGCCGAAGGCAATTACAGAAGTGTTGGGGAACGTGCAGTCGCAGACTGTTTCCTGTACATCGCTTCTGCTGCAAGCTGCCGCGGAAGGCGCTCTCACCGGAATACAAAGTCACGTTGATACGCTGCGGATGACGTTAGAGAACAACCGCAACGTGATGATGCAGGAATTGAAATCGTTCAACGGCGTGAAGATTACGAAACCCGACGGCACGTACTACTGCCTGCCGGATTTTCGTGCATACAGCAACGACTCGGTCGGACTGTCAAAGTTCTTGTTGAAGAAAGCGCTTGTCGTTACGGTGCCGGGGAAAGAGTTCGGGATGGAAGGACACTTGCGACTGAGCTATGCAACGACAATCAAAGACGTAATGGAAGGCGTTGCCCGCATCAAGTGGGCGCTTGATCCGACATCTCCCAATGATATTTACATCGGTGAACGAAAACTGATTCGGGATTGGCTATGA
- the pckA gene encoding phosphoenolpyruvate carboxykinase (ATP) translates to MNNLLNIVTPAQAEATALKSDYGLDNHGLANLRVAYWNLPTEALYEEITFRKEARITRNGPIVAFTGKHTARSANDKFVVKEPTTEEKIWWGQYNRPMSPDKFNDLYNRLQGFLQGRDVFVQDCYAGADPNYRMPVRMITELAWHSHFVRNMFILPKTNEEYRRHVPDFTVICVPSFKGIPQIDGTPANTFIALNFAQKLCIIGNTAYAGEIKKSIFTILNFLLPLDGVMPMHCSANIGKDGDAAIFFGLSGTGKTTLSADPNRGLIGDDEHGWSDEGVFNFEGGCYAKVIQLSPSAEPQIYATTRMFGTILENVPYDPVTRVIDLDDESITENTRASYPLEFIGNAVPEKLGGHPKNIILLTCDASGVMPPIAKLTPDQAMYQFISGYTSKIAGTEVGLGKEPEMTFSACFGGPFMVHHPYFYADLLKRKILRHGVNCWLVNTGWIGGPYGIGKRISIKYTRALLNSALSGELLNVEYKTDPIFGFQVPQRCGDVPVSVLNPGDSWSNKDDYMRRYKDLASRFIENFKKFESGCPPEVIAAGPRR, encoded by the coding sequence ATGAACAACCTACTGAATATTGTAACACCGGCACAGGCCGAAGCCACAGCACTCAAGAGCGACTACGGTTTAGACAATCACGGTCTAGCAAACCTGCGCGTTGCGTACTGGAATCTGCCGACAGAAGCGTTGTATGAAGAAATCACGTTCCGCAAGGAAGCGCGCATTACGCGCAACGGGCCAATCGTTGCGTTCACGGGCAAGCATACCGCCCGCTCCGCAAACGACAAGTTCGTTGTGAAAGAGCCGACCACCGAGGAGAAAATCTGGTGGGGACAATACAACCGACCGATGAGTCCCGACAAGTTCAACGATCTGTACAATCGCTTGCAGGGATTTCTGCAAGGCAGAGATGTGTTCGTGCAGGATTGCTATGCTGGCGCCGACCCGAATTACCGGATGCCAGTCCGCATGATCACCGAGCTTGCATGGCACAGCCATTTTGTGCGGAACATGTTCATTCTGCCGAAGACGAACGAGGAATACCGCCGGCACGTTCCGGACTTCACCGTGATTTGCGTGCCGTCGTTCAAAGGCATTCCACAGATTGATGGAACACCCGCGAACACATTCATCGCCCTCAACTTCGCGCAGAAGCTTTGCATCATCGGCAACACAGCCTATGCGGGGGAGATCAAGAAATCCATTTTCACCATCCTCAACTTCCTGTTGCCGCTCGATGGAGTCATGCCGATGCACTGCTCGGCAAACATCGGCAAGGATGGCGATGCTGCAATCTTCTTCGGCCTTTCGGGAACGGGAAAGACGACACTCTCCGCCGACCCGAACCGCGGCCTCATCGGCGACGATGAGCATGGCTGGAGCGACGAGGGCGTGTTCAATTTCGAAGGCGGCTGTTACGCAAAAGTGATTCAGCTTTCCCCTTCGGCTGAGCCGCAAATCTACGCGACGACGCGCATGTTCGGCACCATTCTCGAAAATGTTCCGTACGATCCGGTTACCCGCGTGATTGACCTCGACGACGAGTCCATCACCGAAAACACCCGCGCATCGTATCCGTTGGAGTTCATCGGTAACGCCGTCCCCGAAAAATTAGGCGGACATCCGAAAAATATCATTCTTCTCACCTGCGACGCATCAGGTGTCATGCCTCCGATTGCGAAACTCACGCCCGATCAGGCGATGTACCAATTCATCTCCGGCTACACATCGAAAATTGCCGGAACGGAAGTCGGGTTGGGCAAAGAGCCGGAGATGACATTCAGCGCGTGCTTCGGCGGGCCCTTCATGGTGCATCATCCCTACTTCTACGCCGATTTGCTCAAGCGGAAGATTCTGCGTCACGGCGTCAACTGCTGGCTTGTCAACACAGGCTGGATTGGCGGGCCGTACGGCATCGGGAAGCGCATCAGCATCAAGTATACGCGTGCGCTGCTCAACTCTGCACTGAGTGGCGAGCTGTTGAACGTTGAATACAAAACCGATCCCATCTTCGGCTTCCAGGTTCCGCAACGCTGCGGCGACGTGCCGGTAAGCGTTCTGAATCCGGGAGATTCGTGGAGCAACAAGGATGACTACATGCGGCGATACAAAGATCTCGCTTCCCGCTTCATCGAAAACTTCAAGAAGTTCGAGTCCGGCTGTCCGCCGGAGGTGATTGCGGCGGGGCCGAGGAGATAG